In Halalkalicoccus subterraneus, the DNA window GCGGATCGTCCGGCCCTTCGAGACGCGGGCAACGAAACTTCCCACGAACAGTCCCCAGGCGGCCCACCACGCCCACCAGAAGCTCGTCCAGCTCTGGGGCCACTGTGCGCCCTCGGTCGGGGCAGTGTACAGCGCGAGCCGCGGGAGGTTGTTGAGCCAGATTCCCGTCGCGTCCAGCGTGATGTTGAGGATGAAGAGTGTCGGGCCGACGACCAGCAGCACGCCCGAGGTGATCAGCATCAGCACGAAGGTGGCGCGTGCGGCGTTGCGGATCCCCTTGTGGAGCCCGAGCCAGACGTCGCCGAGGAAGACGAGTCCGATGAGCGCGAACAAGCCATACGTAACGAGGTTCGTCTCAGCTCCGAAAACGTCGCTCAGGATCGTCGCGAGCTGCTGGGCGGTGAACCCGAGCGTGGTCGCGAGCCCGCCGACGATGGCGATCAGCGCGGTCAAGTCGACCAGCCAGAACAGCCAGCCGTGGTCCTCCCGGTCGAGGACCACCGACATCATCGAGCTGATGCGGTAGTCGTCGCTCCCGCTCGTATACGCCATCAGGCCGAAACCGAGCGCGAAGGGGAGATACCACATCGCCATCCCGGGGAACGACTCGTGGAGGAACATGAAGGCAAGCGAGAGCGACTCGATCGACGCGCCCGGAACCGGCGAGGACGGCGGCGGCTGGGTGACGATCGAGATGGGCTCGCCGACCCCCCAGACGATGATCGAACTCCCGAACCCGACGGTAAAGACCATCGCGATCCACGAGAACGTATCGAACTCCGGTTCGGCGCCCTCGCCCCCGATCCGGATCCGGCCGTACCTGGAGAAGGCCATGAAGAACGTAAAGACCACCAGCGCGACGCCCAGCGCCATGAACCACCAGCCGAAACGGTACATCACCCATTCGAACGCGCTGTTGAGCACGTTCTCCAAGAGAGTGGGGTACAGCAGTCCGACGAGCACGAGCGCCGCGAGTGCGGTGATCGTCCCGAAGAAAA includes these proteins:
- a CDS encoding BCCT family transporter, which gives rise to MDPWAPFGLEGTDRATKGFFFGTITALAALVLVGLLYPTLLENVLNSAFEWVMYRFGWWFMALGVALVVFTFFMAFSRYGRIRIGGEGAEPEFDTFSWIAMVFTVGFGSSIIVWGVGEPISIVTQPPPSSPVPGASIESLSLAFMFLHESFPGMAMWYLPFALGFGLMAYTSGSDDYRISSMMSVVLDREDHGWLFWLVDLTALIAIVGGLATTLGFTAQQLATILSDVFGAETNLVTYGLFALIGLVFLGDVWLGLHKGIRNAARATFVLMLITSGVLLVVGPTLFILNITLDATGIWLNNLPRLALYTAPTEGAQWPQSWTSFWWAWWAAWGLFVGSFVARVSKGRTIRETFVALVAAPTLLTWLQHGIIGGWVLAPGYIGPVSEAFAQNDIPTAVATAITLTPYSTVLGVLLVLIMAGYVLTTLDSAVYMLSAITLGEEDPNAKNRAWWGALLTLMGVMTLNLPAFSAMESFSPVMGLPFTLFFVVLMYTSYITARRIYREEYKESGEQPYFEISRPSDEDEGT